One genomic window of Leptospira paudalimensis includes the following:
- a CDS encoding ATP-binding cassette domain-containing protein yields the protein MDSTNRNVIQIKNASLITKEGHSIWRSIGMEIKAGTIHGIIGESGSGKSTLALALFSILPDDSKISYDLFSVLGCDVFSNEFPEKKNVFLVPQNPNLAFHPYRTIGSQVLDFLKLSKVNHVTEEIVLSYFDQLSIPRGHWNRVAKNLSGGEKQRILLTLAFLRFPKILVLDEPTTGLDAFSEKIVLETVQNFAKSGMTVVFITHELRIIESLASQVTIMKEGEVIETLPINNHQLEPNSEYGKQLKEASVLFQ from the coding sequence TTGGACTCGACTAATCGTAACGTCATCCAAATTAAAAATGCCTCGTTAATCACTAAAGAAGGCCATTCCATTTGGAGATCCATTGGAATGGAAATCAAAGCCGGAACCATCCATGGAATTATCGGCGAATCTGGATCCGGAAAATCGACTCTTGCACTAGCTTTATTTTCCATTTTACCTGACGACAGCAAAATCAGTTATGATTTATTTTCTGTGTTAGGTTGTGATGTTTTCTCCAATGAGTTTCCAGAGAAAAAGAATGTTTTCCTCGTCCCTCAGAATCCCAATTTAGCCTTCCATCCCTACCGAACGATTGGGAGCCAAGTTTTAGATTTTTTAAAACTCTCTAAAGTAAACCATGTCACTGAAGAAATCGTTTTATCTTATTTTGATCAATTGTCCATCCCTCGTGGGCATTGGAATCGAGTGGCAAAAAACCTTTCAGGAGGTGAAAAACAACGGATCTTACTCACGTTAGCCTTCCTTCGTTTTCCAAAAATTCTAGTTTTGGATGAGCCAACAACGGGGCTTGATGCTTTTTCTGAAAAAATTGTATTGGAAACTGTTCAAAATTTTGCAAAATCAGGGATGACAGTTGTTTTTATTACACATGAACTTAGGATCATCGAAAGTCTAGCATCCCAAGTTACGATAATGAAAGAAGGGGAAGTGATTGAGACTCTTCCCATAAACAACCACCAATTGGAGCCAAATTCGGAATATGGGAAACAACTCAAGGAAGCATCTGTTTTATTTCAATAG
- a CDS encoding LIMLP_04285 family protein, which produces MKLQRFVFVTILSFFLHPLLADTVKVKATKEVLENVKTSSPTANYVLVESQDGTKQAFKKNAVEVTALPVVWEQPKDEEKPGFFSGLFASKGNSEEQKSAEQKAEGNQETSKEGKENESIFSKRLPELAMGGMALLWILLP; this is translated from the coding sequence ATGAAGCTCCAAAGATTTGTTTTTGTAACCATTTTATCATTTTTCCTTCACCCACTTCTTGCAGACACAGTAAAAGTAAAAGCGACTAAAGAAGTATTAGAAAATGTAAAGACTTCTTCTCCAACTGCTAATTATGTTTTAGTGGAATCGCAAGATGGCACCAAACAAGCGTTTAAGAAAAATGCAGTTGAAGTCACAGCACTTCCTGTTGTTTGGGAACAACCAAAGGATGAAGAAAAACCTGGATTTTTTTCAGGATTATTTGCCTCCAAAGGGAATTCAGAAGAACAAAAATCAGCGGAGCAAAAAGCAGAAGGAAACCAAGAAACATCCAAAGAAGGGAAAGAAAACGAAAGTATCTTCTCCAAACGTCTTCCTGAGCTCGCAATGGGTGGGATGGCTTTACTTTGGATCCTACTCCCTTAA
- the guaA gene encoding glutamine-hydrolyzing GMP synthase, translated as MKSDKKIAVVDFGGQYAHLIASRIRRLGAYTEILSNEEPLSVYESYAGIILSGGPSSVYEAGAPQLPSGFFNTSVPVLGICYGHQLMMRVLGGEVVSANTKEYGPAILEIENANSELSKSLSLKTKVWMSHGDEVIRLPNDFQVIAQSDHCRYAFVSHTSKKLYGIQFHPEVTHSEEGEILLKNFVELCGVSATWSISQFLEEQIQTLQKKVPSGKNVFLLVSGGVDSSVAYLLLAKALGKDRVKGLLVDTGFMRKNEVKDLMDNLHQVGFDLTIWDESAVFYKHLQNEFEPEKKRRIVGDLFLEAQGKATTSLGLDAEHWLLGQGTIYPDTIESGGTKHSHKIKTHHNRVPQIEALIREGKIVEPIADLYKDEVRDLGRKLGLPERWIERHPFPGPGLVVRMIASPKTNPPQIDFGAWMDKFPKAEIQILPILSVGVQGDQRSYAHCAVLNDFTSDWKELDQLSVEITNTKKEINRVVFAPGITHFDREFFYTKLSLDKDHADILREADAIVNQILYEESIHNEIWQMPVVLVPVGLSENSYGVVLRPVESTEAMTANFYQMNRNILSQITNKLLNLPSISLVMYDLTHKPPGTIEWE; from the coding sequence ATGAAAAGTGATAAAAAAATCGCAGTCGTCGATTTCGGCGGCCAGTATGCTCACCTCATTGCTTCCCGTATTCGCAGGCTTGGAGCTTATACAGAAATCCTTTCCAACGAAGAACCCTTGTCTGTTTACGAATCCTATGCCGGGATCATTCTTTCTGGCGGACCCAGTAGTGTGTATGAAGCAGGTGCACCCCAATTACCCTCTGGTTTTTTTAACACCTCTGTTCCAGTTTTAGGAATTTGTTATGGCCATCAACTTATGATGCGTGTGCTTGGAGGAGAGGTTGTTTCCGCCAACACGAAAGAATATGGACCTGCCATTCTAGAGATCGAAAATGCCAATTCAGAATTATCAAAATCGTTATCGTTAAAGACTAAAGTATGGATGAGCCATGGAGATGAGGTAATTCGGCTTCCAAATGATTTCCAAGTGATCGCACAATCGGATCACTGCCGTTATGCGTTTGTTTCCCATACTTCCAAAAAATTGTATGGGATCCAATTCCACCCAGAAGTTACCCATTCAGAAGAAGGGGAAATTTTACTCAAAAACTTTGTAGAGTTATGCGGTGTTTCTGCTACCTGGAGTATATCGCAGTTCTTAGAAGAACAAATCCAAACCTTACAAAAAAAAGTCCCATCTGGGAAAAATGTATTTTTACTCGTTTCTGGGGGAGTGGATTCTTCTGTTGCCTATTTACTCCTTGCCAAAGCTCTAGGAAAAGACCGTGTTAAGGGACTCCTTGTTGATACCGGGTTTATGCGGAAAAATGAAGTTAAAGATCTGATGGACAATTTACACCAAGTGGGTTTTGACCTTACCATTTGGGATGAAAGTGCCGTTTTTTACAAACACTTACAAAACGAATTTGAACCTGAGAAAAAACGAAGGATCGTTGGAGATTTATTCTTAGAAGCACAAGGTAAGGCGACAACCTCTCTTGGACTCGATGCCGAACATTGGTTACTTGGCCAAGGGACAATCTACCCAGATACGATCGAGTCTGGCGGAACCAAACATTCTCATAAAATCAAAACCCACCACAACCGTGTTCCCCAAATCGAAGCTCTGATCCGCGAGGGAAAAATTGTAGAACCAATTGCGGACCTTTATAAAGACGAAGTTAGGGATTTAGGTAGAAAACTTGGCCTACCAGAACGATGGATCGAACGCCACCCTTTCCCAGGGCCTGGCCTTGTGGTACGTATGATCGCAAGTCCGAAAACAAATCCGCCCCAAATCGATTTTGGTGCCTGGATGGATAAATTTCCAAAAGCAGAGATTCAAATTTTACCGATTCTATCTGTTGGTGTTCAGGGAGACCAAAGGAGTTATGCTCACTGTGCGGTCCTCAATGATTTTACTTCCGATTGGAAGGAACTCGACCAATTGTCTGTTGAAATCACCAATACCAAAAAAGAAATCAATCGTGTGGTATTTGCCCCAGGTATCACTCATTTTGATAGAGAATTCTTTTACACAAAACTTTCGTTAGACAAAGATCATGCAGATATTTTGCGAGAAGCAGATGCGATTGTGAACCAAATCCTTTATGAAGAATCGATCCACAACGAAATTTGGCAGATGCCAGTTGTGCTTGTTCCTGTTGGATTAAGTGAAAATTCCTATGGAGTGGTTTTACGACCTGTTGAATCTACAGAAGCGATGACTGCCAATTTTTACCAAATGAACCGAAACATTTTGTCTCAGATCACAAACAAATTGTTAAACCTACCCAGTATCTCTCTTGTGATGTATGATCTTACCCACAAACCTCCAGGTACCATTGAATGGGAATAG
- a CDS encoding O-antigen ligase family protein: MIGKETFHKVSYVFLWLFLAFSPFSISLSQIFAGLSLFFLFLHQIKNKELPKFPNALLFWIGLYVSFLIFPLIEFQEIHWKKDIVKSEFGDLWMAFLLLHQTSLTNLQKKKLQKAVLLGAIFLILSGLVSCFFHYRLAPYVMDGFRYIEGKRLPHLLAILHGISIYLPIGFQSTHLTYGGLLALYLPSVLEKTFVLFQKKKIRIHLWKVSLLFFSFSLLGILLLFLNQSRSIWIGFLFSSILLYQNKKPSLKKILPWLVFGIFLILAIFISFYHTNWIFQRAIDDIFTKRSLENQRIWIHKINFILVRENFLFGIGAGNYGERFIDSAIPIIDQFPELYYDLFITPKSHAHFDFFHDILLGGSFAFIFFLSFLWVICKQIESTQNQFLFSIGIFVVLLAGSFQCYLLDDEVLLPFMGLLSILPQLRKNKFDFQSTIKDQLEKSSKTFFLNRNFIPVSFGMILLWLFSSLTVTYLWSQTEDKDLVIHRTRTKDNFPSPFSQMSIGAETPIPLPGSPKEWYFKLSGCLDKELNFRTEPVVRKKPIQVKILWDKEFEKHLPNSILVEIRKRESFDQDKEYRVQGERILKTSSLPITGNDHLVSVDPSDMLQGTPEFVDFGFWYEWEGNEPYLPRIQITGNCE, translated from the coding sequence ATGATTGGGAAAGAAACATTTCATAAAGTTTCCTATGTTTTTCTCTGGCTTTTTTTGGCTTTCTCCCCTTTTTCCATTAGCCTTAGCCAAATCTTCGCGGGGCTATCCCTATTCTTTTTATTCTTACACCAAATCAAAAACAAAGAACTGCCCAAGTTCCCCAATGCACTTCTTTTTTGGATCGGACTCTATGTTAGTTTCTTAATTTTTCCCCTCATCGAATTCCAAGAGATCCATTGGAAAAAAGACATCGTAAAATCTGAATTTGGTGATCTATGGATGGCTTTTTTACTCCTCCACCAAACATCACTTACAAACTTACAGAAAAAAAAATTACAAAAAGCGGTTCTTTTGGGAGCGATTTTCCTGATCCTTTCAGGACTTGTATCTTGTTTTTTCCACTACAGACTTGCTCCCTATGTAATGGATGGTTTTCGTTATATCGAGGGAAAACGACTTCCTCATTTACTCGCAATTCTACATGGAATTTCAATTTATTTACCAATCGGTTTCCAAAGCACCCATTTAACCTATGGTGGCCTACTTGCTTTATACCTTCCTTCGGTTTTGGAAAAAACATTTGTTCTCTTCCAAAAGAAAAAAATCCGAATCCATTTGTGGAAAGTTTCTTTGTTGTTTTTTAGTTTCTCTTTGTTAGGGATTTTACTTCTATTTTTAAACCAAAGCCGGTCAATTTGGATTGGTTTTTTGTTTAGTTCCATCCTTCTGTATCAAAATAAAAAACCATCTTTAAAAAAAATCCTACCTTGGCTCGTATTTGGAATATTTTTGATTCTGGCAATCTTTATCAGCTTTTATCATACCAATTGGATATTCCAAAGGGCCATTGATGACATCTTCACCAAACGTTCGCTAGAGAATCAAAGGATTTGGATCCATAAGATCAATTTCATTTTGGTTAGAGAAAATTTTCTTTTTGGAATTGGTGCAGGGAACTATGGAGAACGATTTATTGATTCTGCCATTCCCATCATCGATCAATTTCCAGAACTCTATTATGATTTGTTCATAACGCCCAAATCACATGCACATTTTGATTTTTTCCATGACATCCTACTTGGAGGAAGTTTTGCCTTTATTTTCTTTTTGAGTTTTTTGTGGGTGATTTGTAAACAAATCGAATCCACTCAAAATCAATTTCTGTTTTCGATCGGAATTTTTGTAGTTCTCTTAGCGGGAAGTTTTCAGTGTTATTTGTTAGATGATGAAGTTTTATTACCTTTTATGGGTTTATTATCGATTCTCCCACAATTGAGAAAAAACAAATTTGATTTCCAATCCACAATTAAGGATCAACTTGAGAAAAGTTCTAAAACTTTTTTTCTTAATCGAAATTTCATTCCCGTTTCCTTCGGAATGATTTTACTTTGGCTCTTTTCCTCTCTGACTGTCACCTATCTGTGGAGCCAAACGGAAGATAAGGATTTGGTTATTCACCGAACAAGGACCAAAGATAACTTTCCAAGTCCATTCTCACAAATGTCAATCGGTGCAGAAACTCCAATTCCGTTACCAGGTTCTCCCAAAGAATGGTATTTCAAACTTTCAGGCTGTTTGGACAAAGAATTGAATTTTAGAACCGAACCAGTCGTTAGAAAAAAGCCAATCCAAGTGAAAATTCTCTGGGACAAGGAATTTGAGAAACACTTACCCAATTCCATTCTTGTTGAAATTCGAAAACGAGAGAGTTTTGACCAAGACAAGGAATATAGAGTTCAAGGAGAGCGCATACTCAAAACGAGCTCACTTCCAATCACAGGAAATGATCATCTGGTCTCCGTAGATCCAAGTGATATGCTACAGGGAACACCAGAGTTTGTGGATTTTGGGTTTTGGTATGAGTGGGAGGGAAACGAACCTTATTTGCCGAGGATCCAAATCACAGGGAATTGTGAGTAA
- a CDS encoding FHA domain-containing protein, giving the protein MGNNSRKHLFYFNRIVFLFFFLLPLSLFPEGQVSFRSIDLRSYPDVKLRLHVNGNLNTGGYTLQEQLGNTVRLTEDIHLSQLETKNPIYLNISIPSYTNAEDRRWLLHLVQQLVKLSEQSGGHSKLHIQSDQTFHVFERIRSQVLDVSFPFPKENNLQFPIRNWERFVDSIPTNETKEDHILLLVSFAKEWPDRFEIPEFARRINDKDLRLIVLSPNSLEANKLVSYTKGNFYPISKSESFEFLFSDLKATMSPDWLISYPSPWNLSLWKENEIYGTLTSVTNGVRFEYQYEISPFQTLYLKISDPFVFFPVSLFLILLCIASLYYLRGFEPIQNERRNGIEKTAILVPEGENLERKEELAVYDRMYGETLEKAAKDREIALVTKEKEILPGVSYTYAVIQVRQGSQMYEPIPLQWDEMTIGNFESNHIVLHDPNVSGFHAKIKNRRGKYILFDCLSHSGVYLNGKKLLRPKVLHNLDEIQLGKTILTFRGRY; this is encoded by the coding sequence ATGGGAAACAACTCAAGGAAGCATCTGTTTTATTTCAATAGGATTGTTTTCCTTTTCTTTTTTCTTTTGCCCTTGTCTCTATTTCCGGAGGGCCAAGTCTCCTTTCGTTCCATTGACCTTAGATCCTATCCAGATGTAAAACTCCGTTTGCATGTAAATGGAAATTTAAATACTGGTGGTTATACCCTCCAAGAACAATTGGGGAATACGGTAAGGCTCACTGAAGACATCCACTTATCCCAACTTGAAACTAAAAACCCAATCTATCTGAATATTTCCATTCCCAGTTACACAAATGCGGAAGACAGAAGGTGGTTACTCCACCTTGTCCAACAACTTGTCAAATTATCGGAACAAAGTGGTGGCCATTCTAAACTCCATATCCAGTCGGACCAAACATTTCATGTGTTTGAACGGATTCGTTCCCAAGTTTTGGATGTATCATTTCCCTTCCCAAAGGAAAATAACTTACAGTTTCCGATTCGTAATTGGGAACGATTTGTTGATTCGATTCCAACGAATGAAACCAAAGAAGATCATATCTTATTGCTCGTGAGTTTTGCAAAGGAATGGCCTGATCGTTTTGAAATTCCAGAGTTTGCAAGGCGTATCAATGACAAGGACTTACGTTTGATTGTGCTCTCCCCCAATTCATTGGAAGCCAATAAACTTGTGAGTTATACAAAGGGAAATTTTTATCCAATTTCAAAGTCGGAGAGTTTTGAATTTTTATTTTCTGATCTTAAAGCAACGATGAGTCCTGATTGGTTGATTTCTTATCCTTCTCCATGGAATTTATCTTTGTGGAAAGAAAATGAAATTTATGGGACTCTAACATCTGTTACAAATGGTGTCAGGTTTGAATACCAATATGAAATTTCTCCATTCCAAACTTTATATCTCAAAATTTCAGATCCTTTTGTTTTTTTCCCCGTGAGTCTATTTCTCATTTTACTATGCATTGCATCCCTTTATTATTTAAGAGGATTTGAACCCATTCAGAATGAACGAAGGAATGGAATCGAAAAAACTGCTATCCTCGTCCCTGAAGGTGAGAACTTGGAACGAAAAGAGGAACTTGCCGTTTATGATCGTATGTATGGAGAAACCTTAGAGAAGGCGGCAAAGGATAGAGAAATCGCTCTTGTGACCAAAGAAAAGGAGATTTTGCCAGGAGTTTCCTATACCTATGCTGTCATCCAAGTACGACAAGGGAGCCAAATGTATGAACCTATTCCTTTACAGTGGGATGAGATGACAATTGGCAATTTTGAATCCAACCATATTGTCTTACATGATCCAAATGTTTCTGGTTTCCATGCAAAGATAAAAAACCGAAGGGGAAAATATATATTGTTTGATTGTCTTTCCCATTCGGGTGTATACTTAAACGGCAAAAAATTATTACGTCCAAAAGTTTTGCACAATTTGGATGAAATTCAATTGGGTAAAACCATCCTTACGTTTCGAGGGAGATACTAA
- a CDS encoding LBBP_01157 family protein, with translation MAKNSSPKKRGFWKKFLSLFQSDQSSKGKDSEKRKKEPKSFLMEWVTASESWKKKLPTKQVSSGLVTETKKFRLTKTNEKLFRIEGEDYSIILVTDNHLYKNKDGKWAGVLFVDEGDLNQNLTKEIGNLDDFLNQFAIPKADLFLETDAPKDDWRVVLGWERFWQEQLLLQMSPNSMALVMLAIGEECKDFFVKIATERQKRLVRDELFYLNLGVSNQNNPHSKTKNLYGFGSALKEFGNKINLIQERREKELEHGA, from the coding sequence ATGGCAAAAAATAGTTCACCAAAGAAAAGGGGATTTTGGAAAAAATTCCTCTCCCTATTCCAATCAGACCAAAGTTCCAAAGGAAAGGATTCTGAAAAACGGAAAAAAGAGCCAAAATCGTTTCTTATGGAATGGGTTACAGCAAGTGAATCTTGGAAAAAGAAACTCCCCACAAAACAGGTAAGCTCAGGCCTCGTTACCGAAACAAAAAAGTTTCGCTTAACAAAAACAAATGAAAAACTATTTCGAATCGAAGGTGAAGATTATTCGATCATCTTAGTTACCGATAACCATTTGTATAAAAATAAGGATGGGAAATGGGCAGGTGTGTTATTTGTTGATGAGGGTGATTTGAACCAAAATCTAACCAAAGAGATTGGGAATTTAGATGACTTTCTGAATCAATTTGCCATACCAAAAGCAGATCTATTTTTAGAGACCGATGCTCCCAAAGATGATTGGCGGGTTGTTCTTGGTTGGGAAAGATTTTGGCAGGAACAATTGTTGTTACAAATGTCACCGAATTCAATGGCACTTGTTATGTTGGCCATCGGAGAAGAGTGTAAAGATTTTTTTGTTAAAATCGCAACGGAAAGGCAAAAACGCCTCGTTAGGGACGAGTTATTCTATTTGAATTTAGGTGTTAGTAACCAAAACAATCCACACTCCAAAACAAAAAATCTTTATGGTTTTGGTTCTGCATTAAAAGAATTTGGTAATAAAATCAATCTGATACAAGAAAGAAGAGAAAAGGAATTAGAACATGGAGCATAG
- a CDS encoding SemiSWEET transporter has product MENLIGYVAAFLTTVSFLPQVLRVVMTKQTRDISRNMYIMFFFGVVLWFVYGILKSDFPIILANVVTLFFVTIILYYKINEGKET; this is encoded by the coding sequence ATGGAAAACTTAATTGGGTATGTAGCTGCTTTTTTGACTACGGTCTCTTTTTTACCACAAGTGCTTCGTGTTGTCATGACCAAACAAACTAGGGACATTAGCCGGAATATGTACATCATGTTCTTTTTCGGTGTGGTGTTATGGTTTGTTTATGGAATTTTAAAATCAGATTTTCCGATTATCCTCGCAAATGTTGTCACTTTATTTTTTGTAACAATCATTCTATACTATAAAATCAATGAAGGGAAAGAAACATGA
- the queF gene encoding preQ(1) synthase: MSEKKSESSYEDKQDHIPSWTTPPIEWFANVYAGREYNIEFTIPEFTAVCPKTGLPDFGTIFIEYIPREKCAELKSLKEYMMSYRNVGIFHENVVNKILEDFVKAVDPIYVKVIGDYNVRGGVKTVVKREYKA; encoded by the coding sequence ATGTCGGAAAAAAAATCAGAATCTTCTTACGAGGACAAACAGGACCATATCCCGTCTTGGACCACCCCTCCCATTGAGTGGTTTGCCAATGTTTATGCAGGCAGAGAATACAATATCGAATTTACGATCCCTGAATTTACGGCCGTTTGCCCAAAAACAGGACTTCCTGATTTTGGAACCATTTTCATCGAATACATCCCCAGAGAAAAATGTGCCGAACTAAAATCCCTCAAGGAATACATGATGTCCTACCGGAATGTAGGCATTTTTCATGAAAATGTGGTGAATAAAATCTTGGAAGATTTTGTGAAGGCTGTGGACCCCATTTATGTCAAAGTGATAGGCGATTATAATGTTCGAGGTGGTGTAAAAACCGTCGTAAAACGAGAGTACAAAGCATAA
- a CDS encoding ferredoxin, with the protein MRKAYVDKDNCTSCNQCADNLPKYFMMDDDDLSQTHIGGETINDAMIPDEDEKKVQKEMDECPGECIHWKKH; encoded by the coding sequence ATGAGAAAGGCTTATGTAGACAAGGACAATTGTACTTCCTGTAACCAATGTGCAGATAATTTACCTAAGTATTTTATGATGGATGATGATGATTTGTCCCAAACCCATATTGGTGGAGAAACGATCAACGATGCGATGATCCCTGATGAAGACGAAAAAAAAGTCCAAAAGGAAATGGATGAATGCCCAGGGGAATGTATCCACTGGAAAAAACACTAA
- a CDS encoding glycosyltransferase family 2 protein — protein MDGKRKRKLSVAIITFNEEKNIGDCIRSVITFADEIIVLDSLSTDKTKEIATSFPTVRFFEAPFPGHVEQKNKAISYCQNDWILSLDADERVNETLQKSIITFLEADEIHCEGFKIARLTFHLGKWIRYSGWYPQRRYRLFQKESANWVGENPHDYIELKMGSRGKVMKGDILHYSFTDFSHQINTINQFSSIVAYTRYAKGERFSLLKTIFKPFGKFFEIYVFKFGFLDGIPGLWIALASSFSTFLKYAKLYELDNLKLERPSNVRKDYGKK, from the coding sequence ATGGATGGCAAGAGAAAAAGAAAATTGTCAGTGGCAATCATCACCTTCAATGAAGAAAAAAATATTGGTGATTGCATTCGATCCGTAATCACCTTTGCAGACGAAATCATCGTACTTGATTCATTAAGCACAGACAAAACAAAAGAAATCGCAACATCGTTCCCCACCGTTCGATTTTTTGAAGCTCCCTTTCCGGGCCATGTCGAACAAAAAAACAAAGCCATTTCCTATTGTCAAAATGATTGGATCCTATCTTTAGATGCAGATGAAAGAGTAAACGAAACACTCCAAAAATCAATCATCACGTTCCTAGAAGCGGATGAAATCCATTGTGAAGGATTTAAAATCGCAAGGCTTACGTTCCATTTAGGTAAGTGGATCCGTTACAGTGGATGGTATCCCCAACGCCGTTACCGATTGTTTCAGAAAGAAAGTGCAAATTGGGTAGGTGAAAACCCTCACGACTATATAGAATTAAAAATGGGATCTCGAGGAAAGGTAATGAAAGGTGATATCTTACATTATAGTTTTACCGATTTTAGCCACCAAATCAATACGATCAATCAATTCTCAAGTATTGTTGCTTACACTCGTTATGCGAAAGGAGAAAGGTTTTCTCTTCTAAAAACAATTTTTAAACCCTTTGGAAAATTCTTTGAAATTTATGTATTTAAATTTGGTTTTTTAGATGGAATCCCAGGACTTTGGATTGCTCTTGCATCTTCCTTTTCTACCTTTCTGAAATATGCGAAATTATATGAATTGGACAATTTGAAGTTGGAACGACCTTCTAATGTAAGAAAAGACTATGGCAAAAAATAG
- a CDS encoding D-sedoheptulose 7-phosphate isomerase, translating into MEHSTIIQSQIEESIRVKEQLLPSLLPNISAAGKLLVDSLRNDGTLFFCGNGGSSCDASHIAAELVVRYKSGNERKAIPAIALNSDQAVLTACSNDYGYEFLFQRQIQAFGKPKDVFVGLTTSGNSQNIILAVEEAKKIGMKVVLLLGGDGGKLKGKADAEMIVPSKVTARIQESHILIGHILCSIIEKELFGLD; encoded by the coding sequence ATGGAGCATAGTACAATCATCCAATCCCAAATTGAAGAATCCATACGAGTCAAAGAACAACTCCTTCCTTCTTTATTACCAAATATATCCGCTGCAGGAAAACTGTTAGTGGACTCATTACGAAATGATGGAACTTTGTTTTTTTGTGGTAACGGTGGATCTAGTTGTGATGCATCTCATATTGCAGCAGAATTGGTTGTACGTTATAAATCAGGGAATGAAAGGAAAGCAATTCCTGCCATTGCTCTGAACAGTGACCAAGCAGTGTTAACAGCTTGTTCCAATGATTATGGATATGAATTTTTGTTCCAAAGACAAATCCAAGCGTTTGGAAAACCGAAAGATGTATTTGTTGGCTTAACAACTTCCGGAAATTCGCAAAACATCATTTTGGCGGTAGAAGAAGCTAAAAAAATTGGAATGAAAGTTGTATTACTACTTGGTGGAGACGGTGGAAAGTTAAAAGGAAAAGCAGATGCGGAAATGATAGTTCCTTCTAAAGTCACTGCAAGGATTCAAGAATCCCACATTTTAATTGGACATATACTTTGTAGTATCATAGAGAAGGAATTGTTTGGACTCGACTAA